The nucleotide window ACAATACAGTTGTCAATGATTACATTCTCTGAGTGGTTAAATACAATACCGCCATCCTCAGAATAAGCCACACGGCAGCCCTCAATCAATACGTTTGCTGAACGGGTGGCATAGATACCGAAGGTTGATGAGTGCATAACTGACAACCCCGATATCTTAATATCTGTTCCCTCTATTCTTATTAATGGCCCAAACCGCGGATTGTTTCCGTCTATTACAGCATTTTCACCGCTGAAGCTCATCACTGCTATTCCGTCTTTCTTTATTTCCACGGCTTCTTTGTACATCCCTCCCCTGATAATGATAGTATCGCCCTTTTCTGAATAATCAACCGCCTGCTGAATCGATCTGAAGGCAGTATAATTTCCGTTGCCGGTACGGCGGGTTGCAATGTTGTATTCACCGCTTTTCTCTGTTGAGATCATATGGTCAACGATAATTATCCTGCCGGAAATCTCAATTGTAATTAAGGTCAGGATCAGTAAGCTTATTGACAGTTTGTTATGCATTGCCGAAGTATTTATCAATATCAGGTCAAAGAAGAGCCCGATAAATATATTAAGAATTATTCAACACTCAAGGCCCGAAAAAAGGACAAAATTTGTATTATTGTGGTCAATGTAAAATAGCCGCAAACTATTATCCGACCAAAATAATTCTGAAAATGAAAAAATTACTTGTTGTCTTACCTCTGTTTATTCTGATTACCTTGCCCGCCTTTTCCTTCGGATCCGGAACAGCCTTTGAAATTAACCAAAGGCTGGGACGGGGAATTAACATCGGAAACACCTTTGAAGCGCCATCAGAAAATGCCTGGAGCAATCCATGGAATCCCGAATATGTACAGATAATTTCGGGATTGGGGTTTGACCACATCAGGGTACCTGTCCGCTGGGAGCCCAGGAGCATGGAAACCCCGCCCTATACCATAGACCCGGACTTTCTTAAAAGGATCAAAGGGGTTATTGACAAGGCGTTGGAGCACGGACTTCATGTAATCATAAACATGCACCATCATGATAATGTGCTGAAAGATCCTTCCGGACAGAAAGAGAGGTTCCTTGCCCAGTGGGAACAGATAGCCGGATATTTCAGCGACTACCCTGACAGTCTCCTTTTTGAGGTTTTCAATGAGCCGCATGGCGATTTTACTGCCCGGATGTGGAATGAATTTTTTGCTGAAGCCCTGTCGGTGATACGCGTCACCAATCCCGGCAGGACTGTGCTGGTGGGGACCGCCGAGTGGGGCGGACTTGGGGGACTTCGTCACCTGGAAATCCCTGATGATCCCAACCTGATTCTTACAATTCACTACTATAACCCCTTCCGGTTCACCCACCAGGGAGCCAGCTGGTCATCAGGGGCTGATGCCTGGGTCGGGACAACATGGGATGATACTGATGAAGAGCGGCAGGCGGTTAAGGATGATTTCAAATTTGCACTGGATTACAGCAAAAAACATAATATACCGATCCATATCGGAGAATTCGGGGCATACAGTGCAGCTGACATGGATTCAAGGGTCAGATGGACAACCTGGGTTACCCGCTATTTCGAGCAGATGGGGTTCAGCTGGGCCTACTGGGAGTTCAGTGCAGGATTTGGAATATATGACAGACAGAGCCGACAGCTCCGGCAAGGACTGGTTGATGCTTTGCTGCATAATGAGATTCCCTGATTATTTCCGGCATGCTGACATATCAGGTAAGCTGTGCCGCCCGGGATAGATGTTGTGACAAGGTTGTTTTTTGAATAAATCCATTGACAAACGAAAATAAAAGAGATCATGAAGGTAACGGTAATTTTTGTTATAAGTGCCCTGGTATTCTCATTTGCAAATGCAAATGATAGCACTCCTGCTTTTGAGATGAACCAGAGGCTGGGTCGGGGAATTAACATCGGGAACACTTTTGAAGCACCATCGGAGACTGCATGGAGCAACCCATGGAATCATGATTATGCCGGGATCATAAGCGAGCTTGGCTTCAGTCATATCCGCGTGCCTGTCAGATGGGAACCAAGAAGCATGGATGAGCCGCCATATACCATTGATGTTCAGTTTTTTGAAAGACTGAAATCGGTAATTGATACAGCCCTGTATCACAATCTGCATGTAATAATAAATATGCATCATCATGATGCACTGCTTAATGATCCGGATGGTCAGAAGGAGCGGTTTTTATCGCAGTGGGAGCAGATCGCGGAGTATTTCAAAGACTACCCTGACAGCCTGCTTTTTGAGATCTTCAATGAACCTCACGGCAATTTCACCCCTCAGAAGTGGAATGAGTTTTTCCCTGAAGCACTTTCAAAAATCAGGCTTACCAATCCTGACAGGATGGTTTTGATCGGGACGGCGGACTGGGGCGGACTGGGCGGACTGGGTCACCTGGTGCTGCCTGATGATCCCAACCTGATCCTGACGGTACACTACTACAGCCCCTTCCAGTTTACACACCAGGGGGCTTCATGGGTGGGCGGCGATGCCGATGCCTGGCTTGGCACCCGATGGAATGATACCGAAGCCGAAAGGGAGGCTATTGAGAGTGACTTCCGTGCCGCCCTTCAGTTCAGTGAAGAGCATAACATACCCGTTCATGTCGGTGAATTCGGGGCATACAGCAGGGCTGACATGGACTCCCGTGTAAGGTGGACAACATTTAATTCAAGATACTTCGAGCAGCTTGGTTTCAGCTGGGCCTACTGGGAGTTCAGCGCTGGATTCGGGATCTACGACCGAAATAGTGGCCAGCTGAGGCAGGAGCTGGTTGATGCCCTGTTGCACAACACCATTGGAGATCCGACGGAAACACTGAGGGATACAATATACGCCAGTGACTTTACCACCAATAATGACGGATGGTCACTGAATACTGGTGGTGGTGCATCTGCCACCATGGTAAACGAAACAGGTGAGCTTGATATCAGTATTTCAATTGTTGGCAGCGATGCCTGGAACGTTCAGCTTGTCAAGTCAGGCATATTGCTTGAAAAAGGAAGGAATTACAGGGTTGCATTCAAAGCTTCGGCCGACGGGAACAAGAGTATCTCTACCTATGCAGGCCGGGCCTCCAGTCCCTGGGGCGCCTACAGCGGCTTTCATGGCAAGACCGTAGGAACAGATATTCAGGAACACTCGTTCACTTTCCAGATGAGTGACCCGACAGACCCTGCTACCCGCCTGGTTTTTGACCTTGGTGCAGACACCAAAGGTTTTACACTTTATGACTACGTCCTGGAACGGTTAACGATTGTCATTCCCTACGATGTGAACATAACGGCTGAGAATGGTAATGTTCTGGTTGATCCGGAAACTGATCTGTTTATGGGAGGTGAAACCTATACCCTTACGGCGGTTCCTGATGAGGGGTATGTGTTCACCGGCTGGAGTGGTGATATTACTGGCACCGAAAACCCGGTTGACCTCTTTATATTTTCCGATATGGACATTACTGCAAATTTCGCTGCACTTTACGCACTCAGCGTAACGGCTGAGAATGGATCGGTTACAGTTGATCCTGAGAAGGAGGAATACCAGGATGGTGAAACCGTAACCCTTACTGCAGTCCCCGACGAAGGGTTTTTCTTTGAGGGGTGGAGCGGCGATGCCATAGGTGACGATAACCCACTTCAGATAACCATGGATGCCAATAAAGACATCGTTGCAGTTTTTGCCGAGATTCCGGTCACCTATATCCTTACGGTAACTTCTGAAAACGGGATGGTGACCATTGATCCCGATCAGGATGAATACCTTGAAGGCGATACGGTCATTCTCACTGCTGTTGCAGATGACGGGTTTATATTTACCGGCTGGAGCGGTGATGCAGACGGAGAAGAGAATCCTTTGGAGATAATAATGGACAGTGACAAGAACATTACAGCCAATTTTGATGTGGATACCGGGATTGACGGGGTTACAGCCACCGGCAGTGAGATGCTTTTCTTCCCCAATCCGCTGGCAGATGGCAGTCTGTTTATCCGCACCGGAGAACTTTCAGATATCGCCATATACAATGTAACCGGCAGCCTGCACCTCAGGTATGACAGTGTGAAGGAACTGGAGATCGACAGGTCGGAGTTTGATAGCGGACTGTACATAATAAAAATTTCATCTTCTAACAAGGTAAGGTCCGGTATTCTGATGGTAAAGTGAGCATATCAGGAATTCTTA belongs to Marinilabiliales bacterium and includes:
- a CDS encoding glycoside hydrolase family 5 protein encodes the protein MKKLLVVLPLFILITLPAFSFGSGTAFEINQRLGRGINIGNTFEAPSENAWSNPWNPEYVQIISGLGFDHIRVPVRWEPRSMETPPYTIDPDFLKRIKGVIDKALEHGLHVIINMHHHDNVLKDPSGQKERFLAQWEQIAGYFSDYPDSLLFEVFNEPHGDFTARMWNEFFAEALSVIRVTNPGRTVLVGTAEWGGLGGLRHLEIPDDPNLILTIHYYNPFRFTHQGASWSSGADAWVGTTWDDTDEERQAVKDDFKFALDYSKKHNIPIHIGEFGAYSAADMDSRVRWTTWVTRYFEQMGFSWAYWEFSAGFGIYDRQSRQLRQGLVDALLHNEIP
- a CDS encoding T9SS C-terminal target domain-containing protein, giving the protein MKVTVIFVISALVFSFANANDSTPAFEMNQRLGRGINIGNTFEAPSETAWSNPWNHDYAGIISELGFSHIRVPVRWEPRSMDEPPYTIDVQFFERLKSVIDTALYHNLHVIINMHHHDALLNDPDGQKERFLSQWEQIAEYFKDYPDSLLFEIFNEPHGNFTPQKWNEFFPEALSKIRLTNPDRMVLIGTADWGGLGGLGHLVLPDDPNLILTVHYYSPFQFTHQGASWVGGDADAWLGTRWNDTEAEREAIESDFRAALQFSEEHNIPVHVGEFGAYSRADMDSRVRWTTFNSRYFEQLGFSWAYWEFSAGFGIYDRNSGQLRQELVDALLHNTIGDPTETLRDTIYASDFTTNNDGWSLNTGGGASATMVNETGELDISISIVGSDAWNVQLVKSGILLEKGRNYRVAFKASADGNKSISTYAGRASSPWGAYSGFHGKTVGTDIQEHSFTFQMSDPTDPATRLVFDLGADTKGFTLYDYVLERLTIVIPYDVNITAENGNVLVDPETDLFMGGETYTLTAVPDEGYVFTGWSGDITGTENPVDLFIFSDMDITANFAALYALSVTAENGSVTVDPEKEEYQDGETVTLTAVPDEGFFFEGWSGDAIGDDNPLQITMDANKDIVAVFAEIPVTYILTVTSENGMVTIDPDQDEYLEGDTVILTAVADDGFIFTGWSGDADGEENPLEIIMDSDKNITANFDVDTGIDGVTATGSEMLFFPNPLADGSLFIRTGELSDIAIYNVTGSLHLRYDSVKELEIDRSEFDSGLYIIKISSSNKVRSGILMVK